TCGGATCTGCTGAGGTTCATCAAGCGGCGGAAGAGCTCCTGGCAGCGGAGCTTCGACTCGCCTTGGGGGAATTGGGAAAAGTGGTGGGCGCTGTATATACCGATGATTTGTTGGACTGCATTTTCAGCCGGTTCTGCATCGGCAAGTGAGTGGTAAGGCCAAAAGCGCTTGCTTGCCTAAGAGATTCGCCTGGAAAAGATGCGAACTGGGTTGATACTTAAGCCAGCATGACCTACAAATAGATAGCCCAAACGCCAATCACTGCCCAGACTACGCAATATAACAGGCGAAAACGGCGGCGATATTTCATGTGTCCGTCTTTCGATTTTTGAAGGGTTTTAAGCATGTTTGATAAGGCAAAACGCATTTCCAGTTTTCTGGTGATTCGCGGCTTGTTGGCACTGGTGTTCGGCGTGCTGGTGTTGGCGCTTCCCACGCTGGCGGTGGTTTCTTCGTTGATTTGGGTGTTCGCGATTTTTGCGATTGTGGATGGAACCTTTGCCGTCGTCGGGTCGTTGGCCAGTCATGAAACGTTTGAGGATTGGTGGCTCCTGCTATTGGCCGGCATCATGGGAATTATGATTGGCGTCTTCACGTTTGCTCGGCCTGGCGTGGCAGCGTTGGTATTGGTGATGTACATTGGCCTGCGAGCAATCATCAGCGGCATTTTAGAAATTGTTTTCGCAATCCGGCTGCGCAAGCATGTGGAAGGCGAATGGCTGTTCGTTGTGGCCGGCGTGCTCTCGATGCTGTTCGGCCTGGCGCTGATTGTGTGGCCGATCGCCGGAATCGAGGCCGTGGTATGGCTGATCGGAGTTTACGCTATTGCTGGTGGCGCCATGCAACTGGTGCTGGCCGGGCAAGTGCGCGATTGGGTGCGGCGGATCGAAGACAGAAAAACAGCCGCATAGCAACTGCGTCAGGAAGTTCGCTTGGACGGCGGCCTGAAAGATCGCAATTCATTCAGCACTGCCAGCAGATCAGCGGCCAGGGGCGCTTCGAAAGTTAATACCGCGCCGCTGGCCGGATGTGCCAAGCTTAGTCGTTGGGCATGCAACGCTTGCCGAGCAAGAATGACTTGGCGATCGTCGGTTTGCTTCCGAATTTCGCCGCGCGTAATTTCCGCTCGGCCGCCGTATTGTTTATCACACAATACTGGACAACCGATGGCCGCCAAATGGACGCGAATTTGGTGCGTCCGTCCCGTCTTTGGTTTCACTTGGAGTGCGGCAAAGCCGTCGAACAACTCGGCGACTTCGTACATGGTTTGCGCCGGCCGGCTGGACGGATGATCGCGACGAATGGCCATTTTTTCCCGTTGATACGGGTGCATTCCAATCGGCATGTCGATGACGTCGCGATCCCGATCGATTGCACCTACTACAATCGCAAAATACTCTTTCTGTACCGTGCGCTGAGCAAATTGCTCCGCTAATGCGTAATGGGCCGCATCGGTTTTAGCCACAACTAAAACCCCGCTGGTATCACGATCTAGCCGATGCACAATACCAGGACGAGTGGGACCACCGGCTCCGCTGAGTTGTTGAAAATGAAACGCCAAGGCTGCGGCTAGTGTGCCCGACCAGTGCCCTTTGGCCGGATGCACAACCATGCCTGGCGGCTTGTTGATTGCCGCCAAATGCTCGTCTTCGAATAGTATTTGCAGCGGAATATCTTCCGGCACAG
The sequence above is drawn from the Pirellulales bacterium genome and encodes:
- a CDS encoding HdeD family acid-resistance protein; this encodes MFDKAKRISSFLVIRGLLALVFGVLVLALPTLAVVSSLIWVFAIFAIVDGTFAVVGSLASHETFEDWWLLLLAGIMGIMIGVFTFARPGVAALVLVMYIGLRAIISGILEIVFAIRLRKHVEGEWLFVVAGVLSMLFGLALIVWPIAGIEAVVWLIGVYAIAGGAMQLVLAGQVRDWVRRIEDRKTAA
- a CDS encoding RluA family pseudouridine synthase; the protein is MSAGSPIERMVEPEHAGCRLDVFLASQFPEFSRAQLRRAIDAGAVSLNDRPAKAGQRLKGGEQLRFALPELPRPGPVPEDIPLQILFEDEHLAAINKPPGMVVHPAKGHWSGTLAAALAFHFQQLSGAGGPTRPGIVHRLDRDTSGVLVVAKTDAAHYALAEQFAQRTVQKEYFAIVVGAIDRDRDVIDMPIGMHPYQREKMAIRRDHPSSRPAQTMYEVAELFDGFAALQVKPKTGRTHQIRVHLAAIGCPVLCDKQYGGRAEITRGEIRKQTDDRQVILARQALHAQRLSLAHPASGAVLTFEAPLAADLLAVLNELRSFRPPSKRTS